The following nucleotide sequence is from Phacochoerus africanus isolate WHEZ1 chromosome 6, ROS_Pafr_v1, whole genome shotgun sequence.
ttggggggggggctggcccatggcatatggagttcctgggtcaggggtcagcaGTCGGGGGTCAGGGGTCACATCCCAGCCACTGTTCCCACCTATGCTACAGTTGCAGCAAAGGcaaatcctttaactcactgtgccaggctggggattgaacctgtgtcctgtgctccagagacacttCTTTTGTACTAAAAGGGGAGAGGGCGTGGCTGGTGGTTgcaaatcctttgttcttgcagccaTGCATGCCTAGTCAGGAGTTTCCTGCACACCCCCAACAACACAAGTGGTATTCTCTgctctgcaactttttatctctatatgcaTGATCTTTCAAGGTCAAGCCTGGGAGACAGAGCCTTGAGAATGAGCTATCATGTATATTTCAGGATATAGGCAATCCCTTTGCAAATGAGCAGAGCCAGCATGAAGCAACAGAGAACAAAGGTTAGAGCTAAAGTAGCAGATCCAATATGAAGTCACCTTAGTCCTTTTTTGTTACTTGAATTTCTCAGAAGAAATTTGTTGTTTCTCCCTTTAAAAGTTGCTATGAGTTCAAAGGGTTAATAGATGTAATGTGCCAAGAGCAATGCCTATCCCAAACTGAAGCCTGTGTGAGTGTTAGCTATTGGTGCCGCTGCTGTTTTGTTGTGAAAAGAGAGCCTGGGTTGCCAAAGAGCCTGGACCAATCTAGGTCAATGTCCTGCTTCCATGGGGACTCCCTCAGCAACCGGGCCTCCCATCGCCATGGCCACCATCCTGGTTATCTTCTCTGTTTTCTGGGACCAAGAATAACTGAGAGGTGAAGATAAATTATTAGAGCACCTGCAACTCTCAGGAGCTAACCAATCTCTCCTTTTATTCCTTGACTTCCCCAGCCAGGTTTTCTATGGGAAACCCCTTCTATAATAAGTGACTCTTTTCCGTAACTTCTGTTGGAAATTCCAATAACTCTGGCTTGGgtcatcagtgtcagaaagtgagacacgtgAACCaggagaaatctcgacaaggctctttacttctgcagaagggtgcggGCACTCCAAAAAGTGTGCGCCGAACAGAGGACCCTCCCCTATTCATCCCcaatgcaggtgatgtacctgtccccttcccacgGGCCAGGTCAGGGTGCACACTCTTCtgggttggctaatttgaaacaaattgttactgggacaagagggaaaggagaggggtgAGGGTCGGAGGAAggtgaaaccagagcaaaatggagtaaccaagatttcctttgatggaaaagacattatgttactttccacgcTTCCTCCAGGTACCAAAGGCTCAGGACTCAGGACAAGAGACGGGCCCAGGGACCAGCATGGAAACAAAGACACCTTCTCAGCCAGGCTGCGAAGAATCTATGTGGGGAAAATTCTAGGCTCAAGTTGGACAGAGATCCTGAAACCGAGTTGCTCTGCATATTATGTAGCTGTCTGCTCCCCTGTATCCACACAGCCACGTCCTGTGTTTATCTCCTGAACTAGTGGGGCAGCCCCTGCCTGAGGGCTTATCTCAATGAATAGATCTTCCCTACCTGGGTCAtcatttaggtttctttttcaatcaactttaaaattataaaaaaaaaatttttttgaaacaaaacagCTGTAAATTACGGGAAAACAGCGACTAGATTAAACATCTCCCCATAGCCCATGACTCAGATAATGACGTTGACATCGCCACTCTGGTCCCAAAGAGCATCGTGTATTCAGCTGTCTCCCAGCCCCAATTCACACGATCCCTGGGCTTTCAATAGCCTCCTGCCTCCTTACTTTCTGAATtaccctgcctccttcctctccgTTATCAGCCAggaattataaaagtaattctGAGAGTGATTAACATGatggaaaacatgaaaatgtgTGGTATATGTCTTATGACAATTCTAGTTGCAAAAAATTGTCTAGATAAAAGTTTATGTGTCCCAAAATAAAACATGATGCACATTTTGTTTACAGTAAATCTCCGGAGTTTTCAATTAACAGTATTTTGGGCTATATTTTGTTACATAATAGACTTTACCAATAGATAAAAGTATTGGATAGAATTCCCCAGAGCAGAACTTAAGAATTTCTGTGCATGGAGTTcttgccgtggctcagtggttaatgaacccgactaggatccatgaggacatgagttcgatccctggccctgccgtgagctgtggtgtaggtcgcagatgtggcttggatcctgcgttgctgtggctatggtgtaggccggcagctacagctccaatttgagccctcgtctgggaacctccatatgccacaagcgcggccctaaaaagacaaaagacaaaaaggaaaaaaaaaaaaagaatttctgtgcAAATGACATTTTAAGGTGAGACTTCCAGGAGAAAGATCTCAatgctttgtaatttttgaaGCCTCGTTTATGATCCAAAATATGTTCAATTTTGATAAACTCTCCAAGTACACTTGAAAAAGAATACAAGTTCTGTCATTGttggattttgtattttttttaaagaataatgtaattatttatttatttacttttgtcttttaagggccactcccacggcatatggaggttcccaggctaggggtctaacagagctgtagccaccggcttatgccagagccacagcaacgcaggatccgagctgcatctgcgacctgcaccacagctcacagcaatgccggatccttaacccactgagcaaggccagggatcgaacccgcaacctcatggttcctagtcggattcatttctgctgcaccatgacgggaactcctggattttgtGCTTATATAGGCTAAAAGCAGCAAATTTGTAATCATGTTTTCCCTATCTTCTACATCCTTGCTGAATGGTTTGTATAATTTTTCCATTAATAACTGAAATATAATATGCTAATTATACTAATGTTGTGGTTTATTTTTCCACTtgattatgtatttattattattatataataaattttcatttagatTTATTGTTTGTTATTCATTCCTATATCTCTAATATCTGGGGTCATTTTCCTTATGCTTAAAGAACTCTTTTAAGTACTTTCCTTTGTCTTGGCTTCTGCTaataattatctccattttcctTTGTTATAAAAATGCCTTTGCTTTTCAACAGTATTTCCAGTGTATACAGGTGCTGAATTGATTGCACTGATGGTCAACAATTTTTCGTCCCTCTTTATACCCATGCCTCTTGCTGTAACTTTGCAGCTCCTCCTTTCAAAGGGTAGAGTATATTTCTAAGATCTCTGATTTTCTGTGCAGGTTAATGAATTgttttggccaatggaatgttAGAAAATATGATAAGGTTGCTGAAATTTGGCCTCTGCTCACTGGTGCCAGATAGAAACATAGAAATGCAGAGACTAGAGTTTgggccaaagggaaaaaatagctttattgttttgccagaCAAAGAAGAGTCACAGCAGGGTAATTAAtgccttaaagatttttttcctcccttaggagagattgggaggtggttttatggtttggggagtgaaaaatagggctgcagataagaatcagggtagAGGCGAgattgcattgttttcaaagctagTGTTCAGTGGTTGgtggtcttctttctggaataaagaatgcttcattaacatcttccatttgttggggctTTTAGtgctgcagaagaactcaaagatattgttctgTAAATgacccaggaccctgccccaaggctgcaggtTGTCTCTTGActcctcctccctggtctctgcatcccctccattgcctgattagcaactgtctgaacctgccccttggaactcagggaagttcatggaggctgaggtttattccctaaaaacaggaaaggagaaagcagaaaggcttgtgtgctcAGGAGCCGCCCAGGGCCATGCTCAGTTTTAATAAGCGGAGGCTTGAAAGGAAAGCGTTGTCCAGTCGACTTTGCTATCCTCACAAGAACCTGCCTTATCCAACTCTGAAGACCCATGAAGCCAAGCCAAGTTGTCCCGGTCTCCCTGCCTAAGTCCCACCTAGATCTGCCAATAGTGACTCCCAGACAGGTGAGCAAGTCTAGCTGAAATCAGCCAGTCTGGATGGGTGTCCGCTAAGTACTTGTCCTGTGCCACCAAGGATTATGGTTGGTTGTTATTCAGTATTATTTTGGCAATAGATAACTGATCAATAAATAATTGTAAGTTCACATTAGGCactttgaaaatgttattaatattttcacCTGACTTCCAGGATTTCTATTTGAGAAGTTAGCAGTCAATGTGAAGGAGTGATCTTATTTAGAAGATGTCCtgttgaggcagaatattaacgtAGGTAGTCGGTGTAGCAGCGTgggcttcaatgcattctttgataagGCTATGGATTAACATTTGTAGTTtcagggctccagagagtaattcCCTACAGGACTTGTTTTATAATAGGAATTGTGCcttccccacaggctttgtttaaCTATAGGAAGTGTGCCTTCCCCAAATGGGCCTTAATTTCtcacccactcctcaactgatagaaaaggaatgagagggaCGGTGACTTAGTCtcagggaagagaaggacaaagaaatcataaaaatttggggacatttccacccctaaaacccctattggacaaggactgacaaAGGTGACCGGGCAAGGCCTATGGAAAACAACctgcatctttctggaccccactttTGTACCTGTCCCCCATCTGTAAGacataaaaatccctataggaaaatagagaaggggggctcttcttccccctcccaggagccctgggagctatttgctatAAAgtctttgcttgcttgctgcctgtgtgttcacagagtTAATTCTTTGGCTGTGCAAACAAGAACCCGGATTTCGGTAACACTGTGGGGCTCAAAGAATCTCCCCTGGCCGCCAGAGCCAGGCCCCCAAGGGGTGTCCAATACATGGGTAGCACTTGTCCTCCTGTTGTGATagggctgtggctgctgctgcaCTCCCTGGTGGGTGGGGTTGACCTCTGCCTGGCATCAAAGCCAGGgagctgaagtttattccctaaaagcaggaaatgggggacacagaaaggcttgtgtgctcAGGAGCCACCCAGGACCTGGCATCAAAGCCCACCCACCACGGATGTGCATGCTGGGGCAGGGGTGTTGCTTGGTGAACTGTGAGGCCTAGCTAAGAAGCAGGTGTTGGTGGAGTAACTGGTGCTAACAGATTGGAGagagaatttcaaaataattcttgCCAGCACTGGCATTAGCAGGGTAGCCTGAGTTCACAAAAATGGCTCCTGACAGTGGCTCTGTGCCAGGGAAGCCTCCCAACTTGTTCCTGCCTCTCCAGCAGACCCTTCAAGATTAGTAAGTGGGTCCCCGTCCCCTGATATGAAATTTCTCATTcccaaatgttttagaaaaaatacACCTAAgcattttggttattttcttctatttccaaTTGGTTTTAAATGCATACATTTCTaagttaatatatttataaatttgtagGCAAATTCATAAATGACCATGTCTCCATATAACTTACATTGACTCCAAATTGCAGTGATTTCAGAAGATATGCATTATGCAttacagttttttggtttgtttgtttttgctttttaggaccgcacccttggctcatggaggttcccaggctaggggtcgaattggagctgttactgctggcctacaccacagccacagcaacatcagaaccaagccacatctgcaacctacaccacagttcacagcaacgccggatccttaactcactgagcaaggccagggatcgaacgtgcaacctcatggttcctagttggattcgtttctgctgtgccacgacaagaacaCCCCTTCCTATTCCTAGTCTCTCCTTTATATAGGCTGGAATGAGGCCATATACAAGGGAGTAAGGGTGACAGGGCGAATCCTGTCACTGCATGGGGAGTCCCACGAGGCTGTATCTGCATCTGTGGTCTTTAGAGGGAGAGGCTCTTTGGTGTCTATTGCTTCCAGCTCTGGAGATCTAGCCACAATCATAAAACAGTATGTGTGCCTTCAAAATCCtgttagtggagttcccactgaggagctgtgggttaatggtctggcttgtctctgtggcactgccagttcaatccttggccaggtgcagtgggttaatggtcccacattgttgcagctgtggcctaggttacagctgtgacataggtcgcagctgcagttcagatttaatccctggcctgggaacttccatatgctgtgggtgcaactgaaaagggaaaaaaaaaaaataacaatctcaAAACCTTATTAGAGCTTGACTCAATCAGCAAATTTTTCCATAGGTATGGGTCAGGGCTTAGATACCAAAGGATGTAATCGGGACCCAAAGAACCCAGGGGAAAGCGTCCTTACATTGGAGGCCATGATAGCATTTCCAGCCCCTTCATGCCACCTTCACTGTAAATGGTTTAAGCAAGTTTTGTAGGATACCAAAGGTCGTGGTGATGGGGAAGGACTTGAACTAGGAAGGGACTGATTGATTCAGGAAAAAGTGTTTCCTCTGTGTTTATATGTGCGGTACTTGGTTGGTTGATTTGCTTTGTCTCTGATGTATCTTGGTCAAAATGTGCTTCCAAGATTTACATCTGCAATGCTTGCTCTTTGCCTCTAACTCAGTATTCCAAGACAACTTAGTGGCTGGAAAGACCATTTAAAAGGCTATCTGCACTGCTGCGTTGCATTGCCCTCCTGCACCAGTCAGCATCACCAGATGATGAATTCTTCCAAAGGTTCAATCAGCTAAACCAAGTTCCATTCTTGCTATGTCTCCATAGGACCCCAAAATGTCATCTCCACAGGACCCCAGAGTGTCATCTCCACAGGACCCCAGAATGTCAGGACCACTAAGGATGAGTTGCCACGCTCTGGGAGAAGTGACAGGTTGAAGAGTCACTCTTCTGTCAGCACAGGACATCTGCCTATCTACCAACATTTGACTCTGATGATCAAAAGGATGGGCTCTAAAAGTGGGGATGATGACTCCTCTTCTCCAGAATAAAAAGATGGGAGGCAACTGCTATTAAAACATCAACGTAGGGAACCAAGGACTATGTTTAAGGAAGTGACCCAGAAAGTCATTTGCATTTCATAAGAACAACTTCGCCAAGTGCCTCTGAGGTGTTTTAATCCTTTGGCTCTTGACCAATTCGTGTCATGCTCAGATTCTTGCCTGGCAGACCCAGGATGGCCTAGATATGTACTCAAAATGGCCCGCACATGTCTCTGAAAACCACCGCTGATGAGATAGGAAAGTATCTACTGCTGGAGCCACCTGAGCTCCTGAGTAGGTTGGGCCCCTGCCCCACAAAAGAGCTGAATACCCCTTCTGGGAATTCATTACTCTTGTATGTGATGCATGTTCTGCTGGCAAGTTTCTAAGCTCTCTGAGGACAGCGACTGTGTCTCTCTCCTTCACTGCTGCAGCTTTAGTGCTGAGTATGGTGTCTAGCCTACAGCTGATGCCcagcaagtatttttttttaaataaagttttatgggaatatagcttttttaaaaaaatgaagttatataGGAATAAATGAGTAAGAAAGAATTCCAGAACAGAAAGCAGGTGATGGCTCAGGCCATCCTCAGGCTTGTGAGAGGTAAGACTGGGACAGGGACTGAGCTGGCAGAGAGCCCAAAGTCCCCTGACAGCCCCCTTTTCTCTCAGGCCAACCTCCTGCCATTTTCTCTTGCCCAGCTCCACCCAAAAAGTCAAAGAGGCAGCCAGGCTAGAGctatattttcttccactgtCTTCTAGGCACAGTCCTAGGCACACCCCCTTACCTGGCATTTCATATGTGCCCATTTTCATCCTTTATAATggactctttgtgtgtgtgtgtgtgtgttttagggccatatctgtgcatatggaggttcccaggctagggatcgaatcagagctgtagctgctggcctataccacagccacagcaatggtatAGGATCCAGCcgcactgcaacgctggatccttaacccaccgaatgaggccagggatcaaacctgcatcttcatggatgctactcagattcgtttctgctgagtcatgaccggaactccctgactctttttattatagaatctccctgggagggtggaggggtggcTGTGGGAGTGTGGAAATCTATGGAATTCTTAAAAGTACTCATGTATCAAATTGTTCAAAGTAGAGGGATGGGCAGAGGGGAAGAAGGAACTAACATCCACTATATATTATTCTGTGTCAAAGAACACGTACCTAACCCTCTAGTCTATAGTATACTCTGATCAAAGcaaagttttgtttaaaattacaGTGTAGTTTAAAGTCATTGTTATTAAAAACTCAATACCATCTTaattgtgattattttctttggaaacatagtgtaacaaaaatttttcaaattcatgacagtgatttttctttccaGGCTATGACTTATTCTATCATATTATTACAGCAGAATTCAATGATGAATTTTCACTAATATTACAATTAAAACCAAAtggggagtccccttgtggcgcagtggattaaggatccagtagaCACTTCGGTCGCTGCTGTCTGTGGtgcaggatccctggcccaggaacttccttccacatgctgctaataagccaaaaaagaaaaaagaaacaaaatgtaaaaataactaACCATTTACCTGAATTCACCATATATAAAACCTCAAGCACAGTTATTCCATAACAGAAATGCATAGAACCTCATAAATCTCATCATTAACATACTGAACAAAATCTTCATCAATTGTCAAGATAATATATAGAATTAGACACGACCTAACACATGCCACAGGCAGCCACAAACAGGTGCCCTTTGTTTTCCACTCATCATGAGTTCTGTTAGCCCTGCAGACAGAAGTCACATTTTTTGACACCATCCCCCACCTTCATCAAGACCTACCTCAGCTCTACTCGCCTCCCACCAAGCCCCCCAGGCTGCATTCCAGATGCCGTGAAGGTCTCTCAAGAGCTCTGCCTCTCAAACCATGGTCCCAGCCCCATTTGTCTACTCCTTACCCACCCATCTCCAAGATCCAGGATGCTCAGCTTAATCCACACCTGTACAACAGAGGCTGAGTACCTCATCCGAGAGGGGATGGACAGAGCAGGGGGGGCGATTGACACTCCAAGTGGTCTTGGGCCTGATGCCTTTGCACTCACTTGTGCTGCTGCATCACTTTGCACACAGGATCTTTTTAATTGTTCGGTTGTCCTTCTGTCTTTCTGAGAGGCTCTGAGCTAGTCGAGGGCAGTTCTAGGCATCTCCATAGTACCAGTCCCCACAGAGGAGAAATCCTGAGTGCAGGGCATGTGagctgaaagaataaataaaagcgGAGTGGGGGCCAGTGGGCCTGAGCTGCGGGTAATTGGATCATCATGGAGATTTTCCGCTTCCTTTTTGTCCTTCCTCAAAATCTGTGCCTAGAAAAATGCTGAAAGCCTGGTCCTGGGAGGATGAGGTCTGTCACCTTGGGTTGAGCACAAGGACACATACTTGGGCTGTGCATCATGAAGCTCAGCCTCAAAGGGCTTGGGCATTGGTGCCTAAGGCCACGGTGGCCTCAGGAAGAGCCTCCCCTGCTTCGGGAGAGTCAGGTGAGTGTCCAGTGGGGCAGAGGGCCTGAGCGGAAGGGGCTGCACAGGTGTGCCCGCATTTCAGCAAGGAGAGGGCAGTGGGAAGTCAGGATGGAGGTGGCAGAAAAGGGCCCATGGGGAGCAGCAGGGGCGGGGAAGgacagggaggtggggaagaAGAGTCCACAAGTGGCATGAGGGGTTCTGCGGTGCAGCGACCTCAGCAACTACCCTCCTTGTCTTCCCAGACCTGCCCACCTCTCCTCCTCACACTCTCAGTGACGTGCATGCTCCTCCCTTGTGTCCATGGAGATGAGAAGCGCTGGAAAGTCCTGGCGCAATTGTGTGTCATGTGCACTGAGTACCTGAAGGGGACGCCATTCACACAGTGTCTGTGTGACAGGCTCTCCGTTAAGTCACCTAGAAGCCTATCAGCTTGCTTTCCTCATGAGATGAAGCAAAGAGAGCACCTTGGGCCCGTTTAACTCCaaatcaatttccttttctcttctgatCTTGGCTCCAAGAGCAACTGACCTGCGCCctgaggcggggggcggggggggggggggcgctacaATTAAATGGTAAACATTGGCCTGAAGTCTCTACATcaacacattgtttttcttttttctttttaaggccctACCCacggaaagttcccaggcctggaggtcaaatggaatcagagctacagctgcaggcctgcaccgcTGCCACAGGagcgcgggatcccagctgcatctgcaacctacaccacaactcagggcaaagcaggatccttatcccactgagcaagaccggggatagAACCAGCATTTCTCAAGgagactgtcaggttcttaacccactgagccacaacaggcacccccatactttgtttttattttgtgcaggctccctgacctcctgCCCCGATGTCCTGCCAGCAGAACCAGCAGCAGTGCCAGCCCCCTCCCAAGTGCCCCTCGCCCAAGTGTCCCCCAAAGAGCCTGGCACACTGTCggcctccagcctcctcctcagGCTGTGCTCCCATCTCCGGGGGCTGCGGGGGCCCCAGCTCTGAGGGCGGCTGCTGCCTGAGCCCCCACAGGCACCCCGGGTCCCATGGATGCCGGCTCCTGGGCTCTGACTCCTGTGACAGAGGCAGTGGTCTGCAGTCTGGGGGTTCCGGCTACAGTGCTGGGGGCTGCTGCTGACATGGGTCATGagattaacttaaaaaaagatttgttccTAATATGACCGGAAGCAACCCCAGCTGATGCATCTTGttcctgtccctttctctccagCTGAGATATTCCTCAGAGACTTCCAAGCACTCCCCAGGAGGGTTTATCCCTGGTCTCCAGGAGCTCAGTGGTTTCCCTTTCCAtgtccagggggaaaaaaatcataaagcttttcttttttattgcacACTTTGtctgtgtccatgtcttggcccCAGGCTGCCCTGCACTGGGTGCAGAGCCCTGTGTCAGGAACAGAATCATAGCAGCTCCTCCTCCCCTCAACTCTCAGGAGCCTTTGGGGGTTTGTATATTAGGATGGGGGTGGGTTAGGGAGGGTTATTTGTGGGGATACGTTACTGGAAGGCTTGAGTTTTCAGGTGGAAAAGAGGTGGGATATCATTTGATGCTGGCGTCTTCAGGGTCTGCTCACAGAGTTCTTGTAAGGATGTCACTCTGGGCTCCCCGACCAAATGGCAGGGCTGAGAGGGACAGAGAATCAGAAAGTGGGCAAAGGGGAACGAGACCAAAGAGGATGGAAGAGGAGAATTAAGCTGGCCCCCAAATGAGGACCGAGAGAGAGGGGGGAGGTTGTAGAGCATAAAAGGGGAAGAACTTGAAGTCAGGGTGCAGGGGGAGAAGTGGATGGGGAAGGCTCGCCA
It contains:
- the LOC125128914 gene encoding late cornified envelope protein 3B-like, producing the protein MSCQQNQQQCQPPPKCPSPKCPPKSLAHCRPPASSSGCAPISGGCGGPSSEGGCCLSPHRHPGSHGCRLLGSDSCDRGSGLQSGGSGYSAGGCC